The Deinococcus sp. Marseille-Q6407 genome has a window encoding:
- a CDS encoding inorganic phosphate transporter has protein sequence MEAALLGLIAIVTLALIFDFINGFHDTANAIATSVATRVLTPQQAIAMAAVLNVVGALTGTAVAKTISSDIVPQQYATLELVGAALVSAVIWNLFTWWKGLPSSSSHALIFSLVGAGVASGGWGIIIPDGVIKTLKGLVYSPILGFIAPIILMALLSWLVLRWMKPAAVTRNFRVLQILSAAFMAYSHGRNDAQKTMGIVTFALSAYFGTQYDHVPLWVIYACATAMGLGTAIGGWRIIKTMGFKVVDLKPVDGFVAETSAALIIDGASSLGIPVSTTHTMSSAIMGVGTTKGFKKVKWQVAGKIVQAWIFTIPTCLVLGWIVYRLIDLFN, from the coding sequence ATGGAAGCGGCTCTTCTCGGCCTGATTGCCATCGTGACCCTGGCACTGATTTTCGACTTCATCAACGGCTTTCACGACACCGCCAACGCCATCGCCACCTCGGTCGCCACCCGGGTGCTGACCCCGCAGCAGGCCATCGCCATGGCGGCCGTGCTGAACGTGGTGGGCGCCCTGACCGGCACCGCCGTGGCCAAGACCATCAGTTCGGACATCGTGCCGCAGCAGTACGCCACGCTGGAACTGGTGGGCGCGGCCCTGGTCAGCGCCGTGATCTGGAACCTGTTCACCTGGTGGAAGGGCCTGCCCAGCAGCTCCAGCCACGCGCTGATCTTCAGCCTGGTGGGGGCCGGGGTGGCCTCTGGCGGCTGGGGCATCATCATTCCCGACGGGGTGATCAAGACCCTCAAGGGCCTGGTTTACAGCCCCATTCTGGGCTTTATCGCGCCGATTATCCTGATGGCCCTGCTGTCATGGCTGGTGCTGCGCTGGATGAAACCGGCGGCGGTCACGCGCAATTTCCGGGTGCTGCAGATTCTGAGTGCCGCCTTCATGGCCTACTCGCACGGCCGCAACGATGCCCAGAAGACCATGGGGATCGTGACTTTCGCGCTGAGCGCCTATTTCGGCACCCAGTACGACCACGTGCCGCTGTGGGTCATCTATGCCTGCGCCACTGCGATGGGCCTGGGCACAGCCATTGGCGGCTGGCGCATCATCAAGACCATGGGCTTCAAGGTGGTGGACCTCAAGCCGGTGGACGGCTTCGTGGCCGAAACCAGCGCCGCGCTGATTATTGACGGCGCCTCGTCGCTGGGGATCCCGGTCAGCACCACCCATACCATGTCCAGCGCCATCATGGGCGTGGGCACCACCAAGGGCTTCAAGAAAGTGAAGTGGCAAGTGGCCGGCAAGATCGTGCAGGCCTGGATTTTCACCATTCCTACTTGCCTGGTGCTGGGCTGGATCGTCTACCGGCTGATTGACCTGTTCAACTGA
- a CDS encoding FtsW/RodA/SpoVE family cell cycle protein, whose protein sequence is MNLPLLIAQILLLVLGLVGVANAKPGLALDHGLKALLSLAVTLGVAQLRPKVFLKGGVWVWLVSLVMLVMVLFIGVGTAESSGTRRWLDFGPLRFQPSEIAKLGLVLQLASFFARRGVYKKLLSATGMIVITTLLILVEPDLGTSVLTFALGVVVMYSAGVRITNIAAFLLGLGLLSLPFISVYLERNPYIQERLFGHTERDEVLEQGLDQIGKAHRDLTNGGLWGLGPDAPRFELFAAHTDLVISSIGFSLGFVGVAAVLFAYWLIVAASLKIAQQASKVRPLSPSVHGSAVLAVGCMFLIVGQAMINLAVAVGFFPVTGVPLPLVSYGFSSMLVMGAALGIIHSAQREVNRGLAQMERAARRPVPQPAAAPAPAVAPAEAAAEPLEEAVMAPAEEPAAPAQPVGQPTTS, encoded by the coding sequence ATGAACCTGCCCCTTCTCATTGCGCAGATTCTGCTGCTGGTGCTGGGGCTGGTCGGGGTAGCCAACGCCAAGCCAGGGCTGGCGCTGGACCACGGCCTCAAGGCGCTGCTGTCGCTGGCCGTGACCCTGGGCGTCGCGCAGCTGCGGCCCAAAGTTTTTCTCAAAGGCGGCGTGTGGGTCTGGCTGGTCTCGCTGGTGATGCTGGTGATGGTGCTGTTTATCGGCGTGGGCACCGCCGAGAGCAGCGGCACCCGCCGCTGGCTGGACTTTGGGCCACTGCGCTTTCAGCCTTCAGAAATCGCCAAGCTGGGGCTGGTGCTGCAACTGGCTTCCTTCTTTGCCCGCCGGGGCGTGTACAAGAAACTGCTCAGCGCCACTGGCATGATCGTCATCACGACCCTGCTGATTCTGGTCGAGCCGGACCTGGGCACCAGCGTGCTGACCTTCGCGCTGGGTGTGGTGGTGATGTACTCGGCCGGCGTGCGAATCACCAATATTGCGGCTTTTTTGCTAGGCCTGGGGCTACTCAGCCTGCCGTTTATCAGCGTGTATCTGGAGCGTAACCCTTACATTCAGGAGCGCCTGTTCGGCCATACCGAGCGCGATGAGGTGCTGGAACAGGGCCTCGACCAGATTGGCAAGGCGCACCGTGACCTGACCAACGGCGGCCTGTGGGGTCTGGGACCGGACGCGCCACGGTTCGAACTGTTTGCCGCCCACACCGACTTGGTGATTTCCTCGATCGGCTTCAGCCTAGGCTTTGTCGGCGTGGCGGCGGTGCTGTTCGCCTACTGGCTGATTGTGGCCGCCTCACTGAAAATCGCGCAGCAGGCTTCGAAGGTGCGGCCACTCAGCCCCTCGGTTCACGGCTCGGCGGTGCTGGCGGTGGGCTGCATGTTTTTGATTGTGGGCCAGGCCATGATCAACCTGGCCGTGGCGGTGGGCTTTTTCCCGGTCACCGGGGTTCCGCTGCCGTTGGTCAGCTATGGCTTCTCATCCATGCTGGTGATGGGCGCGGCGCTGGGCATCATCCACTCCGCGCAGCGTGAAGTGAACCGGGGCCTGGCCCAGATGGAGCGCGCCGCCCGCCGCCCGGTGCCGCAGCCGGCCGCCGCTCCGGCTCCGGCCGTGGCTCCAGCTGAGGCGGCGGCCGAACCGCTGGAAGAAGCCGTCATGGCCCCAGCCGAGGAACCGGCCGCCCCGGCGCAGCCAGTCGGCCAGCCAACCACCTCCTGA
- the purB gene encoding adenylosuccinate lyase, with protein sequence MIDRYLTPEMKTLWSEANRYRAWLKVELSAMQAQAANGEVPQSAYEALVRKAEQDPLDEAFAQKVAEIEAVTRHDIVAFTRALTDRYGEEARFIHHGLTSTDVVDTAQNLLLDEAMSIIIADTEKMRDVCRRQAAEYKHTPTVGRTHGIHAEPMTFGLKFLNWMAALDRDLERLQAARKRVQVVMLSGSVGTFAHVSPQIEEAVAKAWGWQAAPVTNQTLARDRHAELMMALAILGTTIEKIALEIRHLQRSEVREAMEPFGKGQTGSSSMPHKKNPILTENVTGLSRLLRGNAMTALENVALWHERDISHSSAERVILPDSTAAASYALRRLTGVLDNLVVFPERMLKNLGDLGGLVFSQRVLHALIDEKGMLREDAYGIVQRNALRSWETGEGLRDLLAQDPESPLSAEELDAAFDLQWYLRHVDDIYARFGL encoded by the coding sequence ATGATTGACCGCTACCTGACCCCCGAAATGAAGACCCTCTGGTCCGAGGCGAACCGCTACCGCGCCTGGCTGAAAGTGGAGCTGAGCGCCATGCAGGCCCAGGCCGCCAACGGCGAGGTGCCGCAGAGCGCCTACGAAGCCCTGGTCCGCAAGGCCGAGCAGGACCCGCTGGACGAGGCTTTTGCCCAGAAGGTGGCCGAGATTGAAGCCGTGACCCGGCACGACATCGTGGCCTTTACCCGGGCGCTGACCGACCGCTACGGCGAGGAAGCCCGCTTCATTCACCACGGCCTGACCTCCACCGACGTGGTGGACACCGCCCAGAACCTGCTGCTGGACGAGGCCATGAGCATCATCATTGCTGACACCGAGAAGATGCGGGACGTATGCCGCCGGCAGGCCGCAGAGTACAAACACACCCCCACGGTGGGCCGCACCCACGGCATCCACGCCGAGCCGATGACCTTCGGGCTGAAGTTCCTAAATTGGATGGCGGCGCTGGACCGTGACCTCGAACGGCTGCAGGCGGCCAGAAAGCGCGTGCAGGTCGTGATGCTGAGCGGCAGCGTGGGCACTTTCGCCCATGTCAGCCCCCAGATTGAAGAAGCGGTGGCCAAGGCTTGGGGCTGGCAGGCCGCCCCGGTCACCAACCAGACGCTGGCCCGTGACCGCCACGCCGAACTGATGATGGCCCTGGCGATTCTGGGCACCACCATCGAGAAAATCGCGCTGGAAATCCGGCACCTGCAGCGCTCGGAAGTGCGCGAGGCGATGGAGCCGTTCGGTAAGGGACAGACCGGCAGCAGCTCGATGCCGCACAAGAAAAACCCCATCCTGACCGAGAACGTGACCGGTTTGAGCAGACTGCTGCGTGGCAACGCCATGACCGCCCTAGAAAACGTGGCGCTGTGGCACGAACGTGATATCTCGCACTCCAGCGCCGAGCGCGTCATTCTGCCCGATTCCACTGCCGCCGCCAGCTATGCGCTGCGCCGGCTGACCGGCGTACTGGACAATCTGGTGGTGTTCCCAGAGCGGATGCTGAAAAACCTGGGCGACCTGGGCGGGCTGGTGTTCAGCCAGCGGGTGCTGCACGCCTTGATCGACGAAAAAGGCATGCTGCGCGAGGACGCTTATGGCATCGTGCAGCGCAACGCCCTGCGCTCCTGGGAAACCGGCGAAGGGCTGCGCGACCTGCTGGCCCAGGACCCGGAAAGCCCACTCAGCGCAGAGGAGCTGGACGCCGCCTTCGACCTGCAGTGGTACCTGCGGCACGTGGACGACATCTACGCCCGCTTCGGCCTCTGA
- a CDS encoding HD domain-containing phosphohydrolase, translated as MLADLLGRPNVEGLLEGALAHAAQLLDSPAKGYAVLRRGQDVITAVHGYPRSLIGLSLSGPWAQMRPRLLADGARELYSMNTPEVVRQLDAAGMNDIRVSAIVPLVDKGRNVGALVLDLPSGSVSAQQQDALNRWGSAVTPLLSVFDAREEWRQGLRQLTVALVEAVESQDFDALGHAQKVAEVSGQLGRSLGLNERELEQLWYGAILHDIGKINGEQGHASIGANFLHGVPHLADAQKAIRHHHEHFDGSGEPDHLVGEDIPLYARIVAVADALVHVGDAGRLKGQAGKNLDPRIVDLAQKLPPLDG; from the coding sequence GTGCTGGCCGATCTGCTGGGCCGGCCCAACGTGGAAGGGTTGCTGGAAGGCGCCCTGGCGCACGCAGCGCAGCTGCTGGACAGCCCGGCCAAGGGCTACGCGGTGCTGCGCCGCGGCCAAGACGTGATCACGGCGGTGCATGGCTACCCCCGCTCACTGATCGGTCTCAGCCTGTCGGGCCCCTGGGCACAGATGCGCCCCCGCCTGCTGGCCGATGGCGCCCGCGAGCTGTATTCCATGAACACTCCGGAGGTGGTGCGCCAGCTGGACGCTGCCGGCATGAACGATATCCGCGTTTCGGCCATCGTGCCGCTGGTGGACAAGGGCCGCAACGTGGGTGCCCTGGTGCTGGACCTGCCCTCGGGCAGCGTGTCGGCCCAGCAGCAGGACGCCCTGAACCGCTGGGGCAGCGCCGTCACCCCGCTGCTGAGCGTGTTCGATGCCCGTGAGGAATGGCGCCAGGGATTGCGTCAGCTGACGGTGGCACTGGTCGAAGCGGTGGAGTCGCAGGACTTCGACGCTCTGGGCCACGCCCAGAAGGTGGCCGAGGTGAGTGGGCAGCTGGGCCGCAGCCTGGGCCTCAACGAGCGCGAGCTGGAGCAGCTGTGGTACGGCGCCATTCTGCACGACATCGGCAAGATCAACGGCGAGCAGGGCCATGCCAGCATCGGCGCCAACTTCCTGCACGGAGTGCCGCACTTGGCCGACGCTCAGAAAGCCATCCGGCACCACCACGAACATTTTGACGGCAGCGGTGAGCCCGACCATCTGGTGGGCGAGGATATTCCGCTGTATGCCCGCATCGTGGCGGTGGCCGACGCCCTGGTGCATGTGGGCGACGCCGGCCGCCTCAAGGGCCAGGCCGGCAAGAACCTGGACCCCCGCATCGTGGATCTGGCCCAGAAGTTGCCCCCACTGGACGGCTGA
- the murD gene encoding UDP-N-acetylmuramoyl-L-alanine--D-glutamate ligase has product MTDQRQQDSLSSDPPWLIYGLGRSGRGVARFLHGEGLAAEWLDANPGAEDQALMQELGFQPGSLDRRYQTVVAAPGVPIDHPDLLALQSSGAEIIGEVALAARQRPGVTLVGVTGTAGKGGTTTLTAQLLRAAGVNALEGGNIDPPLLDVIDRCEVAVVELSSFQLERIAGTRFPVAIITNLGIDHLDRHGSVENYHAAKLHIADGQQPGDVLLLPPAMQLQGEHLRGLLALPQARHFDPARLALSDGTPLLDPAELPSGIHPANAAAAVLATEAALLVLGREVPDLAGRLTQALRQARPLGGRFEEVGRWRGVQFIEDSIATRTLAVQSALEHARPPIVWVVGGRDKGAELAPLRETAQGRVRQVVAFGEDGPRFAAELGLPSDIITAQDGMAAMQAAVAQAMTHLPEGRGTVLLAPIGTSFDLYRNYQERGAAFRQAVQEWTAAQPAPGDRP; this is encoded by the coding sequence GTGACTGACCAGAGGCAGCAAGACTCCCTTTCCTCCGATCCCCCCTGGCTGATTTACGGTCTGGGCCGCAGCGGGCGCGGCGTGGCCCGTTTTCTGCACGGCGAGGGCCTCGCGGCCGAGTGGCTGGACGCGAACCCCGGCGCAGAGGACCAGGCCCTGATGCAGGAACTGGGCTTCCAGCCGGGCTCACTAGACCGGCGCTACCAGACCGTGGTGGCCGCGCCCGGTGTACCGATTGACCACCCAGATCTGCTGGCGCTGCAGAGCTCCGGCGCCGAGATTATCGGTGAGGTGGCGCTGGCGGCCCGGCAGCGCCCCGGCGTGACCCTGGTGGGCGTGACCGGCACCGCCGGCAAGGGCGGCACCACCACCCTGACGGCGCAGCTGCTGCGGGCCGCCGGCGTGAATGCCCTGGAAGGCGGCAATATCGACCCCCCCCTGCTGGACGTGATCGACCGCTGCGAGGTCGCGGTGGTGGAGCTGAGCAGTTTCCAGCTGGAACGCATCGCCGGCACGCGCTTCCCGGTGGCGATCATCACCAATCTGGGGATAGATCACCTCGACCGGCACGGCAGCGTAGAGAACTATCACGCCGCCAAACTGCATATTGCCGACGGGCAACAGCCAGGCGATGTGCTGTTGCTGCCTCCGGCCATGCAGTTGCAAGGCGAACACCTGCGCGGTCTGCTAGCGCTGCCACAGGCTCGGCATTTCGACCCAGCGCGGCTGGCACTCTCAGATGGCACCCCGCTGCTGGACCCGGCCGAACTGCCCAGCGGCATTCACCCGGCCAACGCCGCTGCCGCCGTGCTGGCCACCGAAGCGGCCCTGCTAGTGCTAGGCCGTGAGGTGCCGGACCTGGCTGGCCGGCTGACGCAGGCACTGCGGCAGGCCCGGCCGCTGGGGGGCCGCTTCGAGGAAGTGGGCCGCTGGCGGGGGGTGCAGTTCATCGAGGACTCGATTGCCACCCGCACGCTGGCGGTGCAGTCGGCCCTGGAACATGCCCGCCCGCCCATCGTCTGGGTGGTGGGTGGCCGCGACAAGGGCGCCGAGCTGGCCCCGCTGCGTGAAACGGCGCAGGGCCGGGTGCGGCAGGTGGTGGCCTTTGGTGAAGACGGGCCCCGCTTTGCCGCAGAACTGGGCCTGCCCAGCGACATCATCACCGCGCAGGACGGCATGGCCGCCATGCAGGCCGCCGTCGCGCAGGCGATGACCCACCTACCGGAAGGCCGGGGCACCGTGCTGCTGGCACCGATTGGCACGTCGTTCGACCTGTACCGCAACTACCAGGAGCGCGGCGCCGCTTTCCGGCAGGCGGTGCAGGAGTGGACCGCAGCCCAGCCGGCCCCCGGAGACCGGCCATGA
- a CDS encoding DUF47 domain-containing protein, with translation MPQNPKFSAKFAESARNAHTTAQALVDLLENYTDVDIKVQRVLDLEHEGDRIAGELTNLLAESFIVPFDREDILSLNHELDDLVDDMEEAARKMSLYSIPQPLPQMAQLARILEQQCALLAQGMPMLEDGRQVTQLQTLAGQIRQLEGEADLIGDEVARRLYEGVTEVPQMILAMRSGEIVELLENATDQAQRVAKTVENILLKNA, from the coding sequence ATGCCTCAAAATCCCAAGTTCTCGGCCAAGTTTGCCGAGAGCGCCCGCAATGCCCACACCACGGCCCAGGCCCTGGTGGACCTGCTGGAAAACTACACCGATGTGGACATCAAAGTGCAGCGTGTGCTGGACCTGGAACACGAGGGCGACCGGATTGCCGGCGAGCTGACCAACCTGCTGGCCGAGTCGTTTATCGTGCCCTTCGACCGCGAGGATATCCTGTCGCTAAACCACGAGCTGGACGACCTGGTAGACGACATGGAAGAAGCCGCCCGCAAAATGAGCCTCTATAGCATTCCGCAGCCGCTGCCGCAGATGGCGCAGCTGGCCCGCATTCTGGAGCAGCAGTGCGCCCTGCTGGCTCAGGGCATGCCGATGCTGGAAGACGGCCGGCAGGTAACGCAGCTGCAGACCCTGGCCGGGCAGATCCGGCAGCTGGAGGGCGAAGCCGATCTGATCGGTGACGAGGTGGCCCGCCGGCTCTACGAAGGCGTGACCGAAGTGCCGCAGATGATTCTGGCGATGCGCTCGGGCGAGATCGTGGAACTGCTGGAAAACGCCACCGATCAGGCGCAGCGGGTTGCCAAGACGGTCGAAAACATTCTGCTGAAAAACGCGTAA
- the queG gene encoding tRNA epoxyqueuosine(34) reductase QueG, with protein MNAEAAAETLSDLALELGADVVGWADAQVPAAAAEEYAGWLAQGRHAGMDYLERQLPRRADLGTSLTGAGRVLVLGISHAYAEPPPPPGGIRLGRVARYAWTPDYHDQLQPVLDRLSTEAAALGVRSRGYVDHGPVMERLLGARSFLGWRSKSGMLVSTELGAFFTLAVLLTDLPPAGTPEAHPDRCGRCFRCGQSCPTGAIGPDRKIDANRCLSYLTIEHRGPLPWEHRAALGEWLFGCDICCGVCPWSVKAGTLAHLFQPRPEFAHPDLSRFFGVSERQFAREWAGSAMLRPRRKGMARNALNVLGNLRAPRGWPLLLAGREDPAWEVREAAAWALAQWGEWAEVERLRGDEHPQVQASVERLLAGRGAEFLPSPMP; from the coding sequence ATGAACGCCGAAGCTGCCGCCGAAACCCTCTCTGACCTGGCCCTGGAGCTGGGAGCTGACGTGGTGGGCTGGGCCGACGCGCAGGTGCCGGCCGCCGCTGCCGAGGAATACGCCGGCTGGCTGGCGCAGGGCCGGCACGCCGGGATGGATTATCTGGAACGGCAACTGCCGCGCCGCGCCGACCTGGGAACGTCGCTGACCGGGGCCGGACGGGTGCTGGTGCTGGGCATCTCGCACGCGTACGCCGAGCCACCCCCACCGCCCGGCGGTATCCGGCTGGGGCGGGTGGCCCGCTACGCCTGGACCCCCGACTACCATGACCAGTTGCAGCCGGTGCTGGACCGCCTGAGCACCGAGGCGGCCGCGCTGGGCGTACGCTCCAGGGGCTATGTGGACCACGGCCCAGTGATGGAGCGGCTGCTGGGCGCCCGGTCCTTTCTGGGCTGGCGCAGCAAGAGCGGCATGCTGGTCAGCACCGAACTGGGTGCCTTTTTCACGCTGGCGGTACTGCTGACCGATCTGCCACCGGCCGGGACGCCAGAGGCTCACCCCGACCGCTGCGGGCGCTGCTTTCGCTGCGGGCAAAGCTGCCCCACCGGCGCGATCGGACCGGACCGCAAGATTGACGCGAACCGCTGCCTGAGTTACCTGACCATCGAACACCGCGGGCCGCTGCCGTGGGAACACCGCGCCGCGCTGGGCGAGTGGCTGTTCGGCTGTGACATCTGCTGCGGGGTCTGTCCCTGGAGCGTGAAGGCCGGCACGCTGGCGCATCTATTCCAGCCCCGGCCGGAATTCGCACACCCGGACCTCAGCCGCTTTTTCGGCGTTTCCGAGCGGCAGTTTGCCCGCGAGTGGGCTGGCAGCGCCATGCTGCGCCCGCGCCGCAAGGGCATGGCCCGCAACGCGCTGAATGTGCTGGGCAATCTGCGCGCCCCCCGCGGCTGGCCGCTGCTGCTGGCCGGCCGCGAGGACCCTGCCTGGGAGGTGCGCGAGGCGGCCGCCTGGGCGCTGGCGCAGTGGGGCGAATGGGCCGAGGTGGAACGGCTGCGCGGTGATGAACACCCGCAGGTGCAGGCCAGCGTAGAGCGGCTGCTGGCCGGGCGCGGCGCAGAGTTTCTACCTTCCCCTATGCCCTGA
- a CDS encoding YkgJ family cysteine cluster protein, which translates to MTAPVPSPTPATRMATAAVQDAYADYGTEASRWLDGFTRQGGQVFCGAGCFGCCNMPIRLSLAEALVVRDALSAEKLADVQVHARKVIANARTAPDEDVYVRRHRLEVGYCPLLDRETGQCSEYESRPTRCRDTFSAFPARYCTEGYWESLSTHEKRQYARDVARTPGTDGELHYIAPLEYLSEPVWETAAEVMDRAFGLQVWGDFWVLVSLSADPHFMAAVEASDGRAALKAAQAAGLAHPMILEIE; encoded by the coding sequence GTGACGGCGCCGGTTCCTTCCCCCACCCCGGCCACCCGGATGGCGACAGCTGCCGTGCAGGACGCCTACGCCGACTACGGCACCGAGGCCAGCCGCTGGTTGGACGGCTTTACCCGCCAGGGCGGGCAGGTGTTTTGCGGCGCGGGCTGCTTCGGGTGTTGCAATATGCCGATTCGCCTCAGTCTGGCCGAAGCGCTGGTCGTCCGTGACGCCCTGAGCGCGGAGAAGCTGGCTGACGTGCAGGTACACGCCCGCAAGGTGATCGCCAACGCCCGCACCGCGCCCGACGAGGACGTGTATGTGCGGCGGCACCGGCTGGAAGTGGGTTACTGTCCGTTGCTGGACCGGGAAACCGGGCAGTGCAGTGAGTACGAGTCGCGGCCCACCCGCTGCCGCGACACCTTCAGCGCTTTTCCGGCGCGCTACTGCACCGAAGGCTACTGGGAATCGCTCAGCACCCACGAGAAACGGCAGTACGCCCGTGACGTGGCCCGCACCCCCGGCACCGACGGCGAACTGCACTACATCGCCCCGCTGGAATACCTCTCCGAGCCGGTCTGGGAGACGGCCGCCGAGGTGATGGACCGCGCCTTTGGCCTGCAGGTCTGGGGAGACTTCTGGGTGTTGGTCAGCCTGAGCGCCGACCCCCACTTCATGGCGGCAGTGGAAGCCAGCGACGGCCGCGCCGCCCTGAAAGCCGCGCAGGCGGCCGGGCTGGCGCACCCGATGATTCTGGAAATCGAGTAG
- a CDS encoding LEA type 2 family protein — MNRSSFVGFGQRAALLAGLGAALTACAPAQLSGPAVQVPTFETRSVRLSGITLPQGGQSGTAQLQLAVQVQNPNAFPLRLRSFDTDLYLTGQPVAHLTLPDVALPAHGSALQSAQASVPLNLNVASELLKVARGQGVPYRLDGTFTADLGVLGTPTFGPLTLTQGQWQQPAILPF; from the coding sequence ATGAACCGTTCTTCTTTTGTCGGTTTCGGCCAGCGGGCGGCGCTGCTGGCCGGCCTGGGTGCCGCCCTGACTGCCTGCGCGCCGGCCCAGCTGAGTGGCCCGGCGGTGCAAGTGCCCACCTTTGAAACCCGCAGTGTCCGCCTCAGTGGCATTACCCTGCCGCAGGGCGGCCAGAGCGGCACGGCGCAGCTGCAGCTGGCGGTGCAGGTGCAGAACCCCAACGCTTTTCCGCTGCGGCTGCGTTCCTTCGATACCGACCTGTACCTGACCGGCCAGCCGGTGGCGCACCTGACCCTGCCGGATGTGGCCTTGCCTGCCCACGGCAGCGCCCTGCAGTCGGCCCAGGCCAGCGTGCCGCTGAACCTGAACGTGGCTTCCGAACTGCTGAAGGTGGCACGCGGCCAGGGCGTACCTTACCGCCTGGACGGCACCTTCACCGCCGACTTGGGCGTACTGGGCACCCCCACTTTTGGCCCGCTGACATTGACGCAGGGGCAGTGGCAGCAGCCGGCTATCCTGCCTTTCTGA
- a CDS encoding outer membrane lipoprotein carrier protein LolA, which translates to MKKAVLLSLTAALALLPQASAQTANDVLYKVDQMQKNAHDLSFRLSGRLLMQGANQNMNALVRTIPAREVVRMEFRQPQSLSGDVIVSDRREVRQYWSLSNQITVSPLNRAGQNSGLGLDFTQLGSAANLSSGYNVRLLGTSNAGGGRLFKLQATSKQNPKAGTANVWVTSQGWRPTRVQMFQPDGQLAVDLNVTNFKTNTGVTEAQLRALPRGARVVKQ; encoded by the coding sequence GTGAAAAAAGCTGTCCTCCTTTCTCTTACCGCTGCGCTGGCCCTGCTGCCCCAGGCCAGCGCCCAGACGGCCAACGACGTGCTTTACAAAGTTGACCAGATGCAGAAAAACGCCCATGACCTGTCGTTCCGGCTTTCCGGCCGCCTGCTGATGCAGGGCGCCAACCAGAACATGAACGCTCTGGTCCGCACCATCCCGGCGCGCGAAGTGGTGCGGATGGAATTCCGCCAGCCGCAGAGCCTCAGCGGCGACGTGATCGTGTCTGACCGCCGGGAAGTGCGCCAGTACTGGAGCCTCTCCAACCAGATCACCGTCTCGCCGCTGAACCGCGCCGGCCAGAACTCGGGCCTGGGGCTGGACTTTACCCAGCTGGGCAGCGCTGCCAACCTCAGCAGCGGCTACAACGTCCGGCTGCTGGGCACCAGCAACGCGGGCGGTGGCCGGCTGTTCAAGCTGCAGGCCACCTCCAAGCAAAACCCCAAGGCCGGCACCGCCAACGTGTGGGTGACCTCGCAGGGCTGGCGGCCCACCCGGGTGCAGATGTTCCAGCCGGACGGTCAGCTGGCGGTAGACCTGAATGTCACCAACTTCAAGACCAACACCGGCGTGACCGAGGCACAGCTGCGCGCCCTGCCGCGTGGCGCGCGGGTAGTCAAGCAGTAA